Below is a genomic region from Billgrantia tianxiuensis.
ACCAGGCTGACGGCAAGCCCCAGGAACAGCGCCAGCCCGCCGACGGCAATGCGCCAGGGTTGCTGCGTAACGGCGACATGCTGCTTGCGGTAGCGCTCGAAGGCCACCACTGCGGCCATCACCGGTACCATCATCAGGGCGCACAACCCGATCCACTCCAGGCGGCCGATCCAGAATCCCGGCTCGCCCGGGATGCCGGCATCGATCGGCCAGTCGAGCCGCTTGCCGAGCCATGCCGCGGGCAGTTCGGCCAGCTTGTGCCAGAGATAGAGCTGCAGCCCGAAGGCGCCGAACATTGCCATCCAGCGCCCCAAGTGCTGACGCTGCAGAAAGCGCCTTACCGGTGTTTCGAACAACACCACCAGCCCCACCTGGAACCACATGACCCCGAGCAGGGCCAGCGTCGGCGGCAGCAGGTTGGTATCGCCACCGGGGTTACCGTTGACCATCGAGGCGGGGTAGCCGAGAGCGACGGCCCCTACCAACCAGGCCAGCCCTACCGCCACCAGCGCAAGCCCCAGGCGTCGCCCGGCGAAGCGTCCGTTCCACCAGGCAATGCCGAGCTGTTGCGGCAGCAGCCAGAAGAGCAGTGTATTGATCCAGGCGAAGGCATCGTGCCGCGCGGTGACGAACCGGCCCAGGGCGAGCCACTCCTCAAGCGCGGCGGGACGTGCGCGCAGCAGGTCCACCATGGCGATGCCGACGATCAGGCCGGCCGCCGCCCACAGGCCGAAGCGCCGGTCGGCCCACACGCTGAGCGGCAGTAGCAGCTGTACGCCGAGCAGGATCAGCAGGAACCAGAGATGCACGGTCAATGAGTGGTTGAGCGGCCCCAGCACCCCCTCGCGAGTGAAGAAGGCGATGCCCACGAAGAGCGTCAGTATGGCCAGGTAGGTCACGGTCGGTCGGGCCAGCCCCAGGGCACGCTCCGCCCACCAGTGGGAATGCGGGTCGCCGGCCCGGTAACGCTCCCACACCCCTTCCGAGCTGACTGCGGCGGAGACGAAGATGAACAACGGCACGACCTGGAACAGCCAGGTGAAAAAGCCGGCCGGCGTCCAGGCGTCGAGAAGGTGCCCGGTTTCCACCAGCATGCCATGCTCGACCCGTGGCAGCGTGGCCACCCAGTGCCCGAGGACCACGATCAGCAGCGCAACCGCACGCAGCGCATCGGGATACGGATCGCGTGCGTCGCTCATGGCCTCTCCTTCCTTGCATGGATGACGAAACGCCCGCTTCCAGCCAGCAGCCTAGCCCAGGCTGGCTGAACGAGCCAAAGCTGACCGATTCGCATTCGAAGAGGTGCGCAATCGTTGCTACGTTGGGAAGGCACGGCATCGGCAAAGGACAGGCTCGGGAATGCTAGGCTCTCGTAATCTTCGCACGCCACTCTGTATCGCCCTGCGCAGGCTCTCTCTCGTGACGACTTTGGGGGGTCTGCTGGCCAGCCTGCCGGCGGGCGTGTTGGCACAATCGGGGCAGGTCGGCCTACCGCGCTTCCCCTCCATCAGCCCGGACGGCTCGGAACTCATCTTCAGCTGGCGCGGCGACCTGTGGCGCGTCGCGACCGAAGGTGGTGAGGCGGTGCGGCTGACGCGCCACAATCTCGACGACCTGCACTCCAGTTGGAGCCCCGATGGCGAGTGGATCGTGTTCGCCTCGATGCGCGACGGTTACCTCAACCTGTGGCGTATGCGCCGCGACGGCAGTCAACTGATGCAGCTCACCCACGGCGACCAGCACCTGCGCAACCCTGCCTTCGGCCGCGATGCGAACGGCGAGACGGTCATCACGTTCTCGGGAATGCTCGAGGCCGACGTGTATCGCGACCAGCGGCCTTATCTGCTCTCCGCGGAGGGTGGCGAGTATACCCGGCTACACGATGCGTTTGGCTCCGAGCCGCAGCTCTCGCCCGATGGCCGCAGCGTCGTCTTTACCCGGGGCGGCGCCTATCACGACTGGAACCGGCGCCACTACCGCGGCCCGGATGCGATGAACGTCTGGCTACACGAGCTCGGGACCGATCGCTTCGAGCCGCTGACCGAACGCGACGGCGACGACGGCATGGCACGCTGGGTCGACGAGGACACCCTGCTGTTCATGTCCGACCGCGAGGACCAGACGGTCAACCTCTATCGCATGGAACTCGATGCCGAGCGCACTATCGAGCGGCTCACCCAGTTCGACGAGCGTGACCTGCAGTATTTCGACGTCTCGCGTGATGGCAGCACGGCCGTGCTCCAGGTCTGGGACACCCTGCTGACTCTCGACCTCGAAGAAGAGGATGCCCAGCCCGAGTCCATCGCCCTGCGCGCCCCCGACGACGGCCGCGATACCCATGCGCTGCGCCGCATCGACCGGGACATCAGCGAAGCGGCCCTGAGCCCGGACGGCCAGACCATGGCCTACGTCGCCTACGGGCGCGTCTACCTGCGCCATGTCGACGAGCAGAGTCCGACGCTGCTGGTTACGCCAGGGACCCATGCCCGCCACCACAGCTTGGCCTGGTCGCCGGATGGATTGCGGCTCTACTTCGTCAACGATGCCGATGGCAGCGAGTCGATCTACCAGGCGCACGTGACGCTGACCCGCGAGGAGGTGCGCCGCAGCCACGAGCGCCAGCGCGCGCGAGGCCGCGTTTCCCACCGCTGGGACGGCGATCCCACCGTCTCGCTCGCCGCTGCGAGCCCCGCCGAGGACCCGGACCGGGAAGACGATCCCGACGCCGAACTCGACCCCGACCTGGCCGTGCGCGGCGAGGAGCCGGAAGATCCCTTCGCCCCCAGGATCCCGGATTGATACTGGACCCGATCCTGATTCCCCTGCCAGGCGATCCCGCCGACATTCCACCGCCGCCCCAGGAGCCGCCGGTAGATGTCGAAAGCATTCCCGAAGA
It encodes:
- a CDS encoding acyltransferase family protein, which produces MSDARDPYPDALRAVALLIVVLGHWVATLPRVEHGMLVETGHLLDAWTPAGFFTWLFQVVPLFIFVSAAVSSEGVWERYRAGDPHSHWWAERALGLARPTVTYLAILTLFVGIAFFTREGVLGPLNHSLTVHLWFLLILLGVQLLLPLSVWADRRFGLWAAAGLIVGIAMVDLLRARPAALEEWLALGRFVTARHDAFAWINTLLFWLLPQQLGIAWWNGRFAGRRLGLALVAVGLAWLVGAVALGYPASMVNGNPGGDTNLLPPTLALLGVMWFQVGLVVLFETPVRRFLQRQHLGRWMAMFGAFGLQLYLWHKLAELPAAWLGKRLDWPIDAGIPGEPGFWIGRLEWIGLCALMMVPVMAAVVAFERYRKQHVAVTQQPWRIAVGGLALFLGLAVSLVLGARPGALFGLALVAVASWLLRAPRQA
- a CDS encoding PD40 domain-containing protein, translating into MTTLGGLLASLPAGVLAQSGQVGLPRFPSISPDGSELIFSWRGDLWRVATEGGEAVRLTRHNLDDLHSSWSPDGEWIVFASMRDGYLNLWRMRRDGSQLMQLTHGDQHLRNPAFGRDANGETVITFSGMLEADVYRDQRPYLLSAEGGEYTRLHDAFGSEPQLSPDGRSVVFTRGGAYHDWNRRHYRGPDAMNVWLHELGTDRFEPLTERDGDDGMARWVDEDTLLFMSDREDQTVNLYRMELDAERTIERLTQFDERDLQYFDVSRDGSTAVLQVWDTLLTLDLEEEDAQPESIALRAPDDGRDTHALRRIDRDISEAALSPDGQTMAYVAYGRVYLRHVDEQSPTLLVTPGTHARHHSLAWSPDGLRLYFVNDADGSESIYQAHVTLTREEVRRSHERQRARGRVSHRWDGDPTVSLAAASPAEDPDREDDPDAELDPDLAVRGEEPEDPFAPRIPD